A genomic stretch from Bradyrhizobium quebecense includes:
- a CDS encoding amidohydrolase family protein, whose product MTGIVDAHHHIWRQADLAWLSGPMRPRIFGPYEPIRRDYPIEEYLDDLKGAGVTRSVYVQTNWPNGQFEDEAAWVQQTADQHGWPHALVAYADFTVDDVRPQLDRLKRYPLVRGVRMQLHWHENPLYRFAARPDLCTDPVIRRNVGHLADYGWSFDLQVFAPQMADAAGLAEACPDVTFILQHAGMLEDLSPQGRAAWRAGMARLAQCPNVVSKLSGLGTFIHRNDAAHITGVMIDTVAIFGADRCLFGSNFPIEKLWSSYRDLIDAFKAAAERLSREQREAIFSTTAARVYRLGP is encoded by the coding sequence GTGACCGGCATTGTCGACGCACATCATCACATCTGGCGCCAGGCCGATCTCGCCTGGCTGTCCGGCCCGATGCGGCCGCGCATCTTCGGCCCCTACGAGCCGATCCGCCGCGACTATCCGATCGAGGAATATCTCGACGACCTCAAGGGCGCCGGCGTCACCCGCTCGGTCTATGTCCAGACCAACTGGCCGAACGGCCAGTTCGAGGACGAGGCGGCCTGGGTGCAGCAGACCGCCGATCAGCACGGCTGGCCGCACGCGCTCGTCGCCTATGCCGATTTCACCGTCGACGACGTCCGTCCGCAGCTCGATCGGTTGAAGCGTTATCCTCTGGTGCGCGGGGTACGCATGCAGCTACACTGGCACGAAAACCCGCTCTACCGCTTCGCGGCCCGTCCCGATCTCTGCACCGATCCGGTGATCCGGCGCAATGTCGGCCATCTCGCCGACTATGGCTGGAGCTTCGACCTGCAGGTGTTCGCGCCGCAGATGGCCGATGCGGCCGGCCTCGCCGAGGCCTGCCCCGACGTGACGTTCATCCTGCAGCATGCCGGCATGCTGGAGGATCTGTCGCCGCAGGGCCGCGCCGCCTGGCGCGCCGGCATGGCCCGGCTCGCACAATGTCCCAACGTGGTGTCGAAGCTGTCGGGGCTCGGCACCTTCATCCATCGCAACGATGCCGCGCATATCACCGGCGTCATGATCGACACGGTCGCGATCTTCGGCGCGGACCGCTGCCTGTTCGGCTCGAACTTTCCGATCGAGAAGCTGTGGAGCAGCTACCGCGATCTCATCGACGCCTTCAAGGCGGCCGCCGAACGGCTCAGCCGCGAGCAGCGCGAGGCGATCTTCAGCACAACGGCGGCGCGGGTCTATCGGCTGGGGCCATAG
- a CDS encoding MBL fold metallo-hydrolase, giving the protein MPLEIKILDYGDIELESSFLVLGHNCGRTRRVLTLGFLILGGPYPVLVDTGYRSNQIMETLGMRGLQFHENMIENQLARHGVRMGDVRFVCHTHLHIDHAGKDDLFPMNTTVVVNRKELEYSVSGLMHPQYPAPDIKHLIDRLHTKSALRFLDLEITGPVELMPGVYCDAANAHTEGSMNIHVHTADGIATICGDVIYDFNDQIVTPFNEIQDAEPRTTGNHGTSKRAEKAAIKKLLSSSRYLLPVHDRPAKIEGGMVVGRLHDQVPGPVVQSLPQRNWFPA; this is encoded by the coding sequence ATGCCGTTGGAGATCAAGATCCTGGACTATGGCGATATCGAGCTGGAATCGAGCTTCCTCGTGCTCGGGCACAATTGCGGCCGCACCCGCCGAGTGCTGACGCTCGGCTTCCTGATCCTCGGCGGCCCCTACCCCGTGCTGGTCGATACCGGCTATCGCTCCAACCAGATCATGGAGACGCTCGGCATGCGCGGCCTCCAGTTCCACGAGAACATGATCGAGAACCAGCTCGCCCGCCACGGCGTGCGGATGGGCGACGTCCGTTTCGTCTGCCACACCCATCTGCACATCGATCATGCCGGCAAGGACGATCTGTTCCCGATGAACACGACCGTCGTCGTCAACCGCAAGGAGCTGGAATATTCCGTCTCCGGCCTGATGCACCCGCAATATCCCGCGCCCGACATCAAGCACCTGATCGACCGCCTGCACACCAAGAGCGCGCTGCGCTTCCTCGACCTCGAGATCACCGGCCCGGTCGAATTGATGCCGGGCGTCTATTGCGACGCCGCCAACGCCCATACCGAAGGCTCGATGAACATCCACGTCCACACCGCCGACGGCATCGCGACGATCTGCGGCGACGTGATCTATGATTTCAACGACCAGATCGTCACGCCGTTCAACGAAATCCAGGACGCCGAGCCGCGCACCACCGGCAATCACGGCACCAGCAAGCGCGCCGAGAAGGCCGCGATCAAGAAGCTGCTCTCCAGCTCGCGCTATCTGCTGCCGGTGCACGATCGCCCGGCGAAGATCGAGGGCGGCATGGTGGTCGGCCGGCTGCATGACCAGGTGCCCGGGCCCGTCGTCCAGAGCCTGCCGCAACGCAACTGGTTTCCGGCGTAA